Within Phycodurus eques isolate BA_2022a chromosome 7, UOR_Pequ_1.1, whole genome shotgun sequence, the genomic segment TACGCAAAACTACGTCAACGTGCGCCTCAGCGTGCCACGATACGGGCACGAACTCATGTGTCTCACGTGGGGCGGACGAGGCGCGGAAAAGCAACCGCCACGAcgacaattaaaacaattagCGCCTCGCTTGTCAAAGCGCGGCAGGCGAGCCATCGGCAACCagagggcgcaccgtattaaaaggcgcagtctcagttacggggtctgtttctgtatttaacacatacacgaGACACACCGCAGGcgtggtaaaacatacgctagcttaaaacatacactagcatgcatgcacgctaaagcaatgttttgaaaaaggcagcgggagcaaaactgagttcggttgtactttactgAAGTATTAGTACAATGTAGtcgcgttattttttgatcaatccatcaaagtcttcgtcttctgtatccgaaaatGAACAACTGGGCGAGTTCTCCTTCAAAcgtgccgggttccctctcgtcattgtcggagtcagtctcgttgcccccgcggggggctgttcagcaacgatgccggctttcgcgaaagctcggccAACGGTCAAAGCGGATCCCTTAGCCCTgccatccacaatccattcgcATATGGTGGCTTAGTTTTTCACAActggctgtgagatgggcgcagcatggagtcacagatcaacagggacagTGACgcgtggggaaaaaacatccggtctctttacgtacaccgctctctcattttctcctggtccgtccagcccttttgattggccttaacgatgaattcggctggaaacttttctttaggcagcgtctccCTCTTccaaatcaccataggtggcggtttctgtccattaccatggcaaccaagcgcaacagtaaaagccgacttctcgtgccccgtcgTGCGTATCGCAAGCgcggtggtccccttcttctcgactgtgtggttcaccgggatgtcgaaagtgagcggcacctcgtccacgTTGGTGATGTGGTCGGGCCGGATgcgtttgtcggcaatctttttactgcagtaggagcggaagatggctaCCCTTtgcttgtaatccgccggatgttgctgcgccacggtagtccttgcccggacgggtagatggcgccgtttcataaaacgaaagcaccaagacggacctccatgaaaatgttcgattttcatttcttctgcaagcgttattgccctcagtcgaatggtgaccgTAGAGAcccttctcccggctgttctttgctcatgaaTCCCtctcttcgtcttcttgacttgccgaagctcgttttcctgcttcctccacttgcaaaacCATGGATcggttgatcttgaattctctcgcggctgctcgattcccacgttcctccgcgtaactgacagcttgcagtttaaactgtgcttcgtaagagccattttcgggggtccttagccaaaccgctACGTACCTAATGGGGACGCGCCGCATTAtgaggcgccccgtccattttggagaaaatggaagacttttaagtgcgctttATAGTCGTGATAATACGGTAAGTCCAGAAATGAATCATGGCAATCATCCAGCCACGTGAATCCCTTCTTTTCTACCGTGCTGGTCTTTTACCGGTAAcatgtcttttgttttgcttttgttttcggATGGGGGGTACACAATGACATCGGAGACATGAAAGACCCAAAAAGCACAAAAGtggggttttttgggggggcgcgCGGGGGGTTGTGACATCTCAAGAGTATTTTCCCACGGCTACAAACATTAGCGCCGGTTGCGTCTCGCTGCTAACGTGCGGTGTGCGTCAGCCTAACTTGACAGTATTAGTAAACAAAAACTTTGACAGTATTGACGCCACATGATTGGTTCGGCGCGGAGCGACTCACATTATTATTGGCTATTCGTATTGTCTGTCGGAACATGGACGGAAAAGTTATTTTGAGATAGGCTTGATTTAACGTTTTATTACGGCGGCGTCATAGGCGCTAAAGCCCGAGACGCCCACGGAGCACGCCAGCTCGTCGGCGGCGGCCCCGCCGAGCGTTATTCAGAAACGCGCAAGCCGGCTGCGGTTTTTACTTGCGCCAGTCCGACATCCTGTGtcggacgtttttttttttcccccggtgACCGAATTTTCGCTGCATCCCAACTCAGAAAGTAAGTCGTGCTTTAACTTAGGTGCCGGTGCATCTGCATGCTAATATGTGAATGTTATTTATCATCTTTCACGaaatattgattgatttgaCAGCTGCTCGGACTTAGACCGCTATTCATCCTTAGCACCGCATTGCCTGCGTTAACCATTAAAGATTTCAAACAAGCAACGTAGATTTATATTGATTTGTAAAGCCAGTTGTAAATACGCCCTTATAGCCCTCGGTTATGTACCCAGACGATTATGTTCCGTTCTACCTGTAAATATTCCCACATTATACTATATCATACATGGATCTATTTGCACTCTCTGTACATTTGCACATTGCAGCCTGTGCATGCGcattacgcacacacacgcaatgaCCTTAAAACCCGATATAGCCCACAGCTATGGGCATACTTACAATTATATTTTGGACAACTAATGCAGTCGTAGCGTACCCAAGTGTTGCTATTTAACATTTTCACTTCCACAATGACGACGGTGACTCCAATCTTTTAGTATTTGACGTAAGCATCCGTGTGCCCTTTTTGGAGCACATTATCCTGTCACCGTTCGAGATTCTACCTGATTGTTCTCCCGAGATGGCGCCCCGCTGGCCGGCCGGCGAAGGCGGTGGCGTGGGCAGATTGGCTTGCTCCTGGCGGTTCTGCTGCCCGTTCTGGTGGCGATTGTTGGGCGAGGAGTGCAAGAAGGAGCGGCAGGCGCCGGGGTGCCGGCGGGGCAGGGGGCCGCTCGCCCCTCCGGCGGCCTCGCCCACATTCTCCAAGGTCGCTGCACGTGCCATCTCGCCGCTagtctggaaaaaaattaaatggaaataaaGAATTTTGACTATTAAATTGGTTAGTAACCACATGACTACACTAAACATCATACATTGTGATATTTCTGACTGCTTTTCTACTTGATTGCAAACTTTTatgtctactttttttttactttaaagtccaaatatttctttgaaaacagGTATTTTTCCACAGCTTGACTAGTGTTTAAATACACTATATCTATTTGCAACGAGTACTCGAATACTAAAATactcgatagctgcagcccaaACTATATCCAATGCattgataaaaagaaaaaggttttaaacaaaaccaaatgaaccaaaaaggccgaaatagattttaaaaaataattattttacaaatcaaatgttgaaaaagtgTTACTTTGTGGTCAAAATAATGGTTGAaacgcacaacaacaacaaaattgattTAAAGATTTCAAAATTGATTTAAAGAtttcaaaatttattttttacaaaaaaccctgaaaattctatttttaaaatagaattttcagggttttttgtaaaaaataaataaatacaaatgttctaAATACCACTTGATGCaccataaaatgtaaaattttacaTGTAGATAGATTACATCACATTTGCATCTTGATATGATTATAACTAAAAATATACTTTAAATATTgccattgtaattatttttgttaaattaaaatatatgtatttctaattttaaatttttttgtatgaaactCGGTACaagaaagaatcactgcccaagtgATCAGTTTAGTTGCATTGAATCTTTAATAACAAATTACACTTAACTTTTacatgcaatacatttgaattgaatcattatccAAGTACTTTTCCCccctatatatttttttggttttgtctttctacatttaagcgcagtgttcaaaatgttacagtggcttacaataacattaaacagacttttttttggggggagggggggcttctgtctcgttttttatttttactactaCTACGCCACTGTCTTGATTTTGATCGAAGTATTTGTTTTAAGATGCTTGTCGCCGTAAAAGTTTTAAGAACAGCTGACTTTTTAAGTGTGCCGAAAATGCGGAGAATATTTgctcttttttacttttttcttttcgagCAGCATGCCCTCGATCCCAGCTTGCCCTACATTTCCCCTCCTCGGTCGCCAGGGGGCAGCACGCCCCATTTTTCGGATTTCACACTGTTTGTAAACATAACGCACGAGAGACCGTTTTATTGGTTAAGAATTgagtttaaaagaaaacacacacgcactcggTCTACTCCGTATATCGACATAGAGAAAAATTTACCGCAACATTTTCGAGTGGGGTTAACTTGAATGGAGGTAAAACGCCGCTGCAGTGCTCGTTAGTAGCCTGGCGAGCTTGTTAACATAGGGCTAGTTTGGCGGTGTCCGTCATTTGGTGACGTCGGGTGGCGGCCACCATTTTGCCATCTTGCCTTACCGGTAGGTGATGTGTCTCCGTGTTGGCCGGTGGACGGAGGCGCAAACCCGGGGCCGCTGCGAAAAAAAGTGTCATGCGCTCGGTTGGAGAGTTTCACTTCATGTCAGGCGAGCTCGCTCGCTGACTTTTGGCTCCGGTTGTCGCGGTCTTGTCGAAGATTGTTACGAGTCCATTCGCGCGGCCGCTACCGACGAGTGCTTGACATGTTTGGcccgccgtttttttttttttttttccccccgactCTTTGCCGCCGGGCGGGTTCCCTCGGTTTTATAGGATCATGCAACATCCGGGAAGgagtttcaaaataaaggtTTGACTTGACCGACGCGCCATACgaacaacaaaatgtgatttttaacaAGTTTCGTTTTACGTGCAATGCCATTTGTGAATGGAAAATATTGTAGGAAATGGAGTATgaaatgtatgaatgtatgaaaaaaaatacaataataatagaaaaatacatataacatgttgacccccaaaaaagttttttcagttcaattttcaataatttcatacattttcttcAAGTCTAATTCGTTTTGGGGAATTTAGGTACTGTGTAGAATAATTGATATttgtaaaacttaaaaaaaaacaccaaacaaaacccaaattatgtaaatatatatatatataatatatatatatatatatattttaaactgaCATACAAAGTACAATTAGAACCACACTGTGAAGACTGttgtatatttaataaaataaaaatgtgtatttttaaagaaaaaaagtaggaTATTTTCAAGATACAAAGTCATTTGTTTTAGAGAGTAAAACACTAACGTTACGAGAACGAATATGCAACTTTAATCTAAAACTATatgtctttatatatatatgacagtGCCATGCACAtgttttaatgctcaaactATTGTTGTGTTCCCCCACACTCCATCCAAATAATTGCATTTTATCAATCACAACACGTTCACGTGGTTTTGTGTCTTTCTCAACATTACAGGGCGTCCACGTGTCGTGCTTTTACTTCGGCGCAGCCTCGACTTGACTTCCGGTGTGCGTCCCCCCTCTCCAGCCGACAACAAGTGCTGACATGCTCCCTGACGCCAGCTGCTGTCTCCGCCCCCTCCTCGCTTGCACACCTCCTTCACAtcctttttccactttttctttttattgactcACACGTGCGTGTCACTAGCTCAACTCCTTGCATGCAAAGTGTCACTGTCATCAAAACGGGGCCTGCAGGAACTTGCATGTTAACAGTTGCTTTCCTCTTCGGCATGTAAACAAACCTGCACGCATGCTGAGCTTTGACCCCCAACCCCCCGACCCTGCCGGCTTTCCCCTCCACTTGCAAACAACGAGTCAGCCAATGAGTGTCAGGTTTCTCCGCGTTGTGCTCCACTTGTTCGGCATATGTAGCAATAATCAGCGCTTTTACATCAGGGCTCGAGGCCCAATCGAAGGCCGTAAGAGGCACGGGGATCACGGTGCGAAAACAGGTGTCGTGCCACGTCACTTAGTCGAATCGGGAATCCCCGGACGCACACGCCcgctacacgcacacacgtgtcCGAATGCCCGCAGTCGGCCTCATGCTAGTCAGCTAATAGCGTTGTTTTCTGGAGCATTGTATTTATCTGAGAAGACAAAGGCGTACATGTTTGTGCTGCATTTCCAGGAACTTCTTCTTTTTGGGTACTTCCGGAACCATCCCGGAGGTTCCGGGACATTTCAAAAGTACTACCCGGCAACTAGCATCGCCTTCTTTAGGCCTAAATTTAGTTTCTGCAGTTGACCACAAGCACTTACCTTGGAAGTAGGAACTGTTGTGTGTTGGGACCGTTTAGCTTGTGTTGCAATTGTCTAAGTTGTGTTCTGGAGTCCCACAAGTGCCACAAATAAAAGTTTGTGACAACGCTGCTTTAAGAATGCTCAACGCTGCAGATGCCACACCCCGAAGTTTCTTGGAGCTCTCAAAAGTactccccccaacccccaactTCTTTTGAATTACGCCGGTATTCAGCCTAAATATTGCAAATTCTTGGGTACAAAATTCCTGAAGCTGAAATGTGCGCGGCGCCAACCATAAATGGCCTTTTAaaacagagaagaaaaaaaaaaaaagctttattgtCATGTTCATCTTTCATTGTTAGTGGTCTGCAATACTGCCAAGTGCTAGTGTCACATTGCAGATgccaatatttatattttgcaatTATTAAGGTGACTGCATCTCGGGAACTAATCAGCGAAGcgcaaaatacagtaataataaaatacatagatCCATAGCTTTATCCCCAGCCTgctttttgattgatttatgtattttttttaatgtttacacTATAGTGACACATGGCAGGAAAAAGCCATGTCACttggagtagtagtagtagcagaaGTGTTTACAGTGACATCACCGCATAGCATTAGCATCACAAATGACTCGTGACACCCCCGCCGTGACGACCTTTGACCCCGCTCCCATTGTCTACCCCAGCTGCAGGGCAGAGAGGGAAGAAGGGGGGTGGGTTTTTGTCTAATCATCTggaaaagaccccccccccccccctacctcTTCCTCCTAACCATCCATTTCCTCGGGATGCTGAATTGGGGTTTGAGGGGGTGGAGCTTCAGTCAGGTACATGTCTGGGCAAATGTCCTCTGCCAGCGtttcacacaaataaacaagATTATGGGTCGGTAGTGCTTTACTCTGCGTTGTGCACCAATagaaatattgttcaaaataaacagaccgaaaaaaatatataagaatGGACCCTGTTAAACACAGTTGGGAAGTAactaattacaaccccaattccaatgaagttgggacgttgtgttaaacatacataaaaacagaatacgatgatttgcaaatcacgttcaacctatagttaattgaatagactacaaagacaagacatttcatgttcaaacggatcaacttgatttttttgtagcaaataatcatgaacttggaattttatggctgcaacactttgcaaaaaagctgggacaggctcatgtttaccactgtgttacatcaccttttctttgaacaacattcaataaacgtttgggaactgaggacactcattgttgaagctttgtaggtggaattctttcccattcttgctcgatgtacagcttcagccgttcaacagtccggggtctccgtcgtcgtcttttacgcttcataatgcataattcattttcaatgggagacaggtctggactgcaggcaggccagtcgagtacccgcactcttttacgacaaagccacgctgttgtaacacgtgcagaatgtggtttggcattgtcttgctgaaataagcaggggcgtccgtaaaaaagacgttgcttggatggcagcgtatgtttctccaaaacctgtacgtacctttcagcatgaatggtgccttcacagatgtgtaagttacccatgccattggcactaacacagccccataccatcacagatgctggcttttgaactttgcgtccataacggtccggatgttttttttcctctttggcccgcaggacacgacgtccactatttccaaaaccaatttgaaatgtggactcgccagatcac encodes:
- the bbc3 gene encoding bcl-2-binding component 3; this encodes MTLFFAAAPGLRLRPPANTETHHLPTSGEMARAATLENVGEAAGGASGPLPRRHPGACRSFLHSSPNNRHQNGQQNRQEQANLPTPPPSPAGQRGAISGEQSDQRQRREATRRRARLPDAPPRDGRPAGGGPLPGREATLEARRVDTAGVARQLRTIGDQLNASVLRAHDAPHWQDWIDAGRGFLNLAARTLSALYRMA